The following proteins come from a genomic window of Anopheles ziemanni chromosome 3, idAnoZiCoDA_A2_x.2, whole genome shotgun sequence:
- the LOC131285430 gene encoding uncharacterized protein LOC131285430, with protein MSSGRPSNSPKLILDISGGVGSGGKATPPKVSHGSLKRATDTTPPRMVKVEQFDGGHQHPYGPMQHQRSPPDLRPIAVHQMRENSGGHQEQLQIQQNPDFGVLMPQHQLQQHIPQQHHQQHSHTGDPSGGLESSGTIYIYQGHPVIAGGVDLHHGTRIPIQCYDGQPEQQHIPPVHQLSAAHLETLPSILSSYSSADCGKKRKIPDADFDYEFDQCSLSPTGYQQEKRARYAPDAYGGGAVWSFANGPNGEYVQHGVGGLYGPMAGDILMSGGDGSPMARSSGVALEDDSSNGSPKLVIAAESLPEATPPEGTTLYMGDPGSYEGPMYYQHATHHQHLHHHQHAQHHGHHIHHTPHADSTPSNSPATGDDRERDCSVSVSSNSPIKLDDSGSLGGKYPQDAGPPTTVALLEPSGLVLPTAEHQLQQTGSSSPSSAGSVRPKGGRGAPRGPRKNRRGRTRLTKDTITYDEVQTQRVIANVRERQRTQSLNEAFASLRKIIPTLPSDKLSKIQTLRLASRYIDFLYRVLSNNEMPAMLEEHKNMAMSGGSLQFSGSGILAHEKLSYLFSVWRMEGDWSNGSSGSVSGGEGAEATGGKD; from the exons ATGTCCAGTGGAAGACCATCCAACTCGCCCAAACTAATCCTCGACATCAGTGGAGGAGTGGGTTCTGGTGGAAAGGCTACTCCACCGAAGGTGTCGCACGGTTCCCTGAAGAGAGCAACCGATACCACTCCGCCGAGGATGGTCAAGGTGGAACAGTTTGACGGTGGCCACCAGCATCCTTATGGTCCGATGCAACATCAGCGATCGCCACCGGATTTGCGTCCCATTGCCGTGCATCAGATGAGGGAGAATAGCGGAGGGCATCAGGAACAGCTTCAGATCCAGCAGAATCCAGACTTTGGCGTACTGATGCCCCAACACCAGCTCCAGCAACACATCCCACAACAACACCATCAGCAACATTCCCACACGGGAGATCCGTCGGGTGGGTTGGAGTCTTCAGGTACGATCTACATATACCAGGGACACCCGGTCATCGCCGGTGGTGTGGATCTACACCATGGAACTCGCATTCCGATCCAGTGTTACGATGGCCAACCGGAACAGCAGCACATCCCACCGGTACACCAGTTGTCCGCTGCTCATCTCGAGACGCTACCGTCGATTCTCTCCTCCTACTCGAGTGCCGATTGTGGTAAGAAGCGCAAGATACCTGACGCGGACTTTGACTACGAGTTCGACCAGTGCTCGCTGAGTCCGACGGGCTACCAGCAGGAGAAGCGAGCCCGCTACGCCCCCGACGCCTACGGAGGTGGAGCCGTCTGGAGCTTCGCGAATGGACCAAACGGAGAGTACGTCCAGCACGGTGTCGGTGGCCTGTACGGTCCGATGGCCGGAGATATCCTGATGTCCGGTGGGGATGGTTCTCCGATGGCGCGAAGTTCCGGAGTGGCCTTGGAGGACGACTCCTCCAATGGGTCGCCGAAGCTCGTGATCGCCGCAGAAAGTCTTCCGGAGGCAACGCCACCCGAAGGAACCACCCTTTACATGGGCGATCCGGGTTCGTACGAAGGACCGATGTACTACCAGCATGCGACGCATCACCAGCAtcttcatcaccatcagcatgCACAGCACCATGGGCACCACATCCATCATACTCCGCACGCCGACAGTACTCCCTCGAACAGTCCGGCCACGGGTGACGATCGCGAGCGGGATTGCTCGGTGTCGGTGTCATCCAACTCACCGATCAAACTGGACGACTCGGGTTCGCTCGGAGGCAAATACCCGCAAGACGCGGGACCACCGACTACCGTCGCGCTGCTGGAACCTTCCGGCCTCGTGCTGCCCACAGCCGAGCATCAGCTCCAGCAGACAGGTAGCTCCTCGCCGAGCAGCGCCGGCAGTGTCCGGCCTAAGGGAGGCCGCGGGGCCCCGCGTGGACCTCGGAAGAACCGTCGCGGTCGAACACGACTCACCAAGGACACGATCACCTACGACGAGGTTCAGACGCAGCGTGTCATCGCGAACGTGCGCGAACGCCAGAGGACGCAGAGCCTGAACGAGGCGTTCGCGTCCCTACGCAAAATCATTCCGACGCTGCCGAGTGATAAGCTGAGCAAGATCCAAACCCTTCGACTTGCTTCAAG ATATATCGACTTCCTGTATCGCGTCCTCTCGAACAACGAGATGCCGGCCATGCTGGAGGAGCACAAAAACATGGCCATGTCGGGCGGAAGTCTGCAGTTCAGCGGCAGCGGCATCCTGGCGCACGAGAAGCTGAGCTATCTGTTCAGCGTTTGGCGCATGGAGGGCGACTGGAGCAACGGCTCGTCCGGGTCGGTCAGCGGCGGTGAGGGGGCGGAAGCGACCGGCGGGAAGGATTGA